Proteins encoded in a region of the Vitis riparia cultivar Riparia Gloire de Montpellier isolate 1030 chromosome 7, EGFV_Vit.rip_1.0, whole genome shotgun sequence genome:
- the LOC117918221 gene encoding proline-rich protein 3-like gives MTLTRFFTTSMILFSLVAISSASIGRYGQKPEASLQEDQQITCTKVDKQGYEMGSYSFTGASDEKGYFFATLYPSEVEDDCNLAECKAFLESSPLETCNVPTDDNNGVSGCPPDFYRSLSVKKMMLYSVKPLFYTSKPKSISNGY, from the exons ATGACTCTCACTCGCTTCTTCACAACCTCAATGATTCTCTTCTCGCTTGTGGCTATTTCTTCTGCTAGCATTGGTAGGTATGGCCAAAAACCTGAA GCATCGTTGCAGGAAGATCAACAGATAACATGTACGAAAGTTGATAAGCAAGGGTACGAGATGGGTTCATACTCCTTCACTGGTGCAAGTGACGAAAAGGGTTACTTCTTTGCAACACTCTATCCTTCTGAGGTCGAAGATGATTGCAACCTCGCAGAGTGCAAGGCCTTCCTTGAAAGCTCTCCATTAGAGACCTGCAATGTTCCCACTGATGATAACAATGGCGTCAGTGGCTGTCCTCCTGATTTTTATCGTAGCCTGAGTGTCAAGAAGATGATGTTGTATTCTGTGAAGCCTCTCTTCTACACCTCGAAGCCTAAATCAATCTCTAATGGTTACTAG